One Dermacentor silvarum isolate Dsil-2018 chromosome 10, BIME_Dsil_1.4, whole genome shotgun sequence genomic window carries:
- the LOC125941058 gene encoding serine/arginine-rich splicing factor 4-like — protein sequence MGKTSTAIITFKGSHVPRQVIFGGGVYRCVPHRPKAQFCSTCFAIGHRSDVCRDSGKPRCRTCGKTVGDPVDDHDCKPGCPNCGKDHKADDPTCEVRQAADKAVREAAYLKRLQQREDDKQTNTVTIASRSPSPKRNSDNISTDRSRQQSRGRCPSRGRSPSRGRSRSRGRSRSRGHGQFGVPSQSGNYSKSGSRVQSGDRSRPGGRNQSPDHSQTRGQQQEQPTIQQNVSQSSGTFPSLTLTSASKVQS from the coding sequence ATGGGTAAAACATCCACTGCAATCATAACTTTCAAGGGCTCGCATGTACCACGCCAGGTCATCTTCGGCGGAGGTGTATACCGCTGCGTCCCTCACCGACCCAAGGCGCAATTTTGCTCAACATGCTTTGCTATAGGCCACAGATCAGACGTCTGCCGTGACAGTGGAAAACCAAGGTGCAGAACATGTGGAAAAACGGTCGGGGATCCTGTAGATGATCATGACTGCAAACCCGGCTGCCCTAATTGTGGCAAGGACCACAAGGCCGACGACCCGACTTGTGAAGTGCGACAAGCAGCTGATAAAGCGGTCAGAGAGGCGGCCTACCTGAAGCGTTTACAACAACGTGAGGACGACAAACAAACGAACACAGTCACCATCGCAAGCCGAAGCCCAAGCCCAAAACGGAACTCCGACAACATATCGACAGACAGAAGCCGTCAACAGTCCCGGGGCCGCTGTCCATCCAGGGGCCGCAGTCCATCCAGGGGCCGCAGCCGATCCAGGGGCCGCAGCCGATCCAGGGGCCACGGCCAGTTCGGGGTCCCCAGCCAGTCTGGGAACTACAGCAAGTCCGGGAGCCGCGTCCAGTCCGGGGACCGCAGCAGGCCCGGAGGACGCAACCAGTCTCCGGATCACAGCCAGACCCGAGGCCAACAACAAGAGCAACCCACAATCCAGCAAAACGTGAGTCAGTCATCCGGCACATTCCCTTCCCTCACCCTCACCTCTGCATCTAAAGTTCAGTCATGA